TGATATGAAACCCATTTAGGTACAAAGAATTACTCCAGTTTTGACGTGAACAAATATTCCATAAATTaattgaatatttaaaaatacagtGATGTGAACCACATttactagtttctacatttaaaaaaaaaaagtctatattACCATTGGAACGAATCTGCCGCTGCTCCTCTAAAACTACATTTACCTAAAGCGCTGTCATTGACAAACATGGCGGCCTCCACGAGTGCTGCAGAGGTTTTCGGCTCTGATTCTCAAAGTTCTCCTCCAGTTGATCCAAACATGGCAAGCTCGCCGATTCAGTACAGTATGGTCCTGGATCATCTTATTGGAGACAAGAGGACCGTGAAGGACTTGCACCCTGGCGTCATGGGGGGATtgccggtacctccaaaaagcgtGGAGCAGAAGAGGATAGAGAGTGCAATGGAGAGTTGTGCTTTCAAGTCCATTTTGGCCTGCGTTGGAGgtaaatacaaataattaaaTGTGATCAAAGTTTGCATAATGCCTCAAAGGAAGCATTTTTGGACACGTCACAAATATTTCAATTTCCAGTCATTGTAATGAAAACCCATCCAGTCAATGTTGACATATTGTTTTTGTTCTACACAGGGTTTGTCCTCGGGGGAGCGTTTGGTGTTTTCACTGCAGGTATAGACACCAATGCTGGTTTCGATCCCAAGGACCCACTGAGGACCCCAACAGCGCGAGAAGTCCTCAAAGACATGGGACAGAGGGGCATGTCCTACGCTAAGAACTTTGCCATTGTGGGCGCCATGTTCTCCTGCACAGAGTGCATCATAGAATCGGTATGGTAACACTTCGAGTCTACTACAAAAACTGCAAAACATGGAAAGAGTAAATAATTTATGCTATAAAATCTGTCAGTATAAGTTTTGTAAGGCATCAATGTTGATCCAACAGTTCCACCTAGTGGTCACATATTAGTATGACATCCAATGTAGAGGTTGAAGTATGGTTCCTCtaacattcatccatccatccatccattttctgaaccgcttagtccccacgggggtcgcgggcgtgctggagcctatcccagccgtcatcgggcagtcggcgggggacaccctgaactggttgccagccaatcgcagggcacacagagacagacaaccaatcgcactcacactcacacctagggacaatttggagtcttcaatcagcctaccaagcatgtttttggaatgtgggaggaaaccggagtgcccggagaaaacccacgcgggcccggggagaacatgcaaactccacacagggagggccggaggtggaatcgaacccgcaccctcccaactgtgaggcggacgtgctacccagtgcgccaccgagccgccctctaACATTCAGATACTATAAAATAATCATACATGCTTTTTCAAATTTCTTTTTTAACAGATTGAGACAcaacttttgtcttttttatttacAGCACAGAGGTAAATCAGACTGGAAGAATGCAGTGTACAGTGGTTGTGTTACTGGAGGAGTAATCGGCTTTCGTGGTATGTAAAGCTATAtttacatagatgtttttttattttttcttatggctggattttttttttccccccttcacgTTTTTAGCTGGTCTAAAAGCCGGAGTCCTAGGTTGTGGAGGCTTTGCTGCTTTTTCTGCAGCCATTGAATATTATCTTCGGTGATCGTCAAGGACTAAAGTGACTCTGTGACCGAATTGTCCCTTCGGATGAGCCTGTGCAGACAGACGAGAAGATGTTTCTACCTGTTGGTCTGCAAATGGAAGCGTGATGCAGAAGCCAACTAGAATTATGATTGGTTGGATTTCTGTGGTTGTTCGAAGTGGacagaaaaagtttttttttattgttgcctTATCAGAATGTGTCATTTTCTGTCAGGATGTTAAGAATGATGAGTTTGGTTCTTTTCATTAAGTGATGTTTATAAGAGTATTTATTTGACGACTATTCTTGCTGTTTTGATGCCCTTTTCACTTGAAGTTTTAACGTAGTTATCATAAACTATAAAAACTGAAAGATGGTCATTTACCACTAATCCACTTACTGTATTGTCATCCATTCCATTTGAAAATAATCTATATAAACAATTAAAGTTGCAAAAGGATGGTTACTCTACTGGAGGAAAATCCTTTGTCATAAAATCTAACAATATTATGCACAACAGTGTATTGAATTTATaggatggttaaaaaaaaaaaagattggctGAGTACAAAGTAACAATTATCACCGCAATTATATTGATTTTCAACATGCGAATTGATTGGGTAGAGTTTCACAAAAATAACTGATAATTAAAACCAGTGCACCATGCAGTTCTTTTTTAATCTCTTCCAACTGCATGTGTTTCCTTGGGTCTGTCGATGCGGTAAATAAACTCAGCAGGCACAAAGTAGCCCAAGTACTCCACGCTGTCGGGTGTGGTGTCTATATAGTAGTGGCCACCTTCTCCATGATGACTGAAGCAGTGGGTGTGCTCCACACGCAGGTCAAGTCCCTtgatacaaataaatttgcTCAAATTACCTTCAATGCAATTATTGATTACTTTTGCACAGCAGCACGAGATATTTACTTACAGGATCTTTGGATACAAGCACCGACTGGCAGATGAGTGGGGCGTTCACTTC
The nucleotide sequence above comes from Syngnathus scovelli strain Florida chromosome 15, RoL_Ssco_1.2, whole genome shotgun sequence. Encoded proteins:
- the timm22 gene encoding mitochondrial import inner membrane translocase subunit Tim22 isoform X2, which codes for MAASTSAAEVFGSDSQSSPPVDPNMASSPIQYSMVLDHLIGDKRTVKDLHPGVMGGLPVPPKSVEQKRIESAMESCAFKSILACVGGFVLGGAFGVFTAGIDTNAGFDPKDPLRTPTAREVLKDMGQRGMSYAKNFAIVGAMFSCTECIIESHRGKSDWKNAVYSGCVTGGVIGFRAGLKAGVLGCGGFAAFSAAIEYYLR
- the timm22 gene encoding mitochondrial import inner membrane translocase subunit Tim22 isoform X3 yields the protein MDLRKRISRQVDPNMASSPIQYSMVLDHLIGDKRTVKDLHPGVMGGLPVPPKSVEQKRIESAMESCAFKSILACVGGFVLGGAFGVFTAGIDTNAGFDPKDPLRTPTAREVLKDMGQRGMSYAKNFAIVGAMFSCTECIIESHRGKSDWKNAVYSGCVTGGVIGFRAGLKAGVLGCGGFAAFSAAIEYYLR
- the timm22 gene encoding mitochondrial import inner membrane translocase subunit Tim22 isoform X1 is translated as MRVMILAPVAASLRLTGRQSRSSFSCPTSNRLHKDFHFYWTRCLMDLRKRISRQVDPNMASSPIQYSMVLDHLIGDKRTVKDLHPGVMGGLPVPPKSVEQKRIESAMESCAFKSILACVGGFVLGGAFGVFTAGIDTNAGFDPKDPLRTPTAREVLKDMGQRGMSYAKNFAIVGAMFSCTECIIESHRGKSDWKNAVYSGCVTGGVIGFRAGLKAGVLGCGGFAAFSAAIEYYLR